The Phyllopteryx taeniolatus isolate TA_2022b chromosome 7, UOR_Ptae_1.2, whole genome shotgun sequence genome has a segment encoding these proteins:
- the LOC133480587 gene encoding N-acetyllactosaminide beta-1,3-N-acetylglucosaminyltransferase 3-like: MIHLRARTWLLFGSLSVLIVHLLIDFIDRKNIHHQAGMREDRSSVTEAANKTKHFTWPREVCHQNMSVANMSGFAALPGGIKDFLYYRHCRRFPMLLDLPHKCGGADQSRDVFLLLVIKSSPVNYDRREVLRKTWAKERLHNGVWIKRVFLSGTTNQGFEKMRLNKLLQIEQREYKDILQWDFADSFYNLTLKQVLFLEWMERNCPNARFLLNGDDDVFANTDNMVEFLQSFQDNDGSKHLFTGHLIQNVGPIRSPWSKYYIPVQVQESDSYPPYCGGGGFLLSGYTALVIYKMSHSITILPIDDVYMGMCLAKAGIGPSSHMGVKTAGLYIPASNLDGYDPCYYRDILLVHRFLPAQMYLMWHRIHERAHKCGPSGEKLAIIQQ, from the coding sequence ATGATACACTTGAGAGCCCGAACGTGGTTGCTCTTTGGAAGTCTTAGCGTGTTAATCGTCCATCTCCTTATAGATTTTATTGACCGAAAGAACATTCACCACCAAGCAGGCATGAGAGAGGATCGCAGTAGTGTTACGGAGGCCGCCAACAAGACCAAACACTTCACCTGGCCAAGGGAAGTTTGTCACCAAAACATGTCTGTAGCCAACATGTCAGGCTTTGCCGCTCTCCCTGGTGGTATTAAAGACTTTCTATACTATCGCCACTGCCGGCGATTCCCTATGCTGCTGGACCTTCCTCATAAATGCGGCGGAGCTGATCAGTCGAGGGATGTTTTCCTATTATTGGTCATTAAAAGCTCGCCTGTGAACTACGATCGCCGGGAGGTGCTGCGCAAGACCTGGGCTAAGGAACGATTACACAACGGGGTTTGGATCAAAAGAGTTTTCCTTTCGGGTACGACGAATCAAGGCTTTGAGAAGATGAGGCTGAACAAGCTCCTCCAAATAGAGCAGCGCGAGTACAAAGACATCCTCCAGTGGGATTTTGCTGACTCCTTCTACAACCTCACCTTGAAGCAAGTGCTTTTCCTGGAATGGATGGAAAGAAACTGTCCAAATGCTCGCTTCCTGTTAAATGGTGACGATGACGTTTTTGCCAACACAGACAATATGGTGGAATTCCTCCAGAGCTTTCAAGACAACGATGGAAGCAAACATCTCTTCACTGGTCATCTGATCCAGAATGTAGGGCCCATTAGGTCACCTTGGAGCAAGTATTACATCCCGGTTCAGGTGCAGGAGTCGGACTCATATCCACCCTATTGTGGGGGCGGCGGTTTCCTGCTGTCAGGCTACACAGCCTTAGTCATATACAAGATGTCCCATTCCATTACCATTCTTCCCATCGATGATGTTTACATGGGGATGTGTCTTGCTAAAGCAGGGATTGGCCCAAGCTCCCATATGGGGGTGAAGACAGCGGGACTGTACATTCCTGCCAGCAATCTAGACGGATACGACCCTTGCTACTATAGAGATATCCTGCTGGTCCACCGATTCCTTCCGGCTCAGATGTACCTCATGTGGCACAGAATACATGAGCGTGCTCACAAATGCGGTCCTTCTGGGGAGAAACTTGCAATAATTCAACAGTGA